One Pseudodesulfovibrio cashew DNA window includes the following coding sequences:
- the tkt gene encoding transketolase — translation MTQLTEKTVAVVKGLIMDGVAKANSGHPGGAMSSADYATILFSEFLNFNPDDSKWFNRDRFILSAGHESMLQYSLLHLSGFLSMDDLKAFRQLSSLTPGHPEVHLTPGVEATTGPLGQGFAMSVGFAAAEAYLREKLGSDVMDHYTYVLASDGDIQEPIALGAASLAGLWKLGKIVAFYDSNKIQLAGPCCKVDCTNHKEIFEGLCWHVIEVDGHNHDEIRAAIKAGQLETEKPTLIIGHTTMAKGAATLEGSHKTHGEPMKADEIAATKKKLGLPAEDFHVPADVVDAFRARFDGLRETAAAWQNGVDAKLADAAFAEMWGHVTRPRPELDIAWPEFTPGESMATRKAWGTCLDAVMDSLPTLVGGSADLDPSNQTMNFRNTYGDFGVDGYGARNLAVGVREFPMAAIMNGMQLHGGLLPFGATFLTFSDYCRNAIRMSALQELPVLYVFTHDSFWVGEDGPTHQPIEHVSSLRLIPDLIDLRPADANETKACLDLALKHETKPSAIFLTRQGLPILDPAEYPAVTDGPAKGGYVLKDCEGTPDLILIASGSEVSLALETAKLFKRKVRVVSMPSAKLFDEQPDSYKNAVLPPDVTARAAAEAGRTDYWYKYVGLGGVVLGIDHFGASAPGKVLSDKYGFTPENFARMIREKY, via the coding sequence ATGACACAACTGACGGAGAAGACGGTTGCCGTAGTCAAGGGACTGATCATGGACGGTGTTGCCAAGGCCAACTCCGGCCATCCCGGCGGCGCCATGTCTTCCGCCGACTACGCCACCATCCTGTTTTCCGAATTCCTCAATTTCAACCCGGACGACTCCAAGTGGTTCAACCGTGACCGCTTCATCCTGTCCGCCGGGCACGAGTCCATGCTCCAGTACAGCCTGCTTCACCTGAGCGGCTTCCTGTCCATGGATGACCTCAAGGCCTTCCGCCAGCTCAGCTCCCTGACGCCGGGTCACCCCGAGGTGCACCTGACCCCGGGCGTCGAGGCCACCACCGGTCCCCTGGGCCAGGGTTTCGCCATGTCCGTGGGCTTTGCCGCGGCAGAGGCATACCTGCGCGAGAAGCTCGGCAGCGACGTCATGGACCATTACACTTATGTATTGGCATCCGACGGCGACATCCAGGAGCCCATCGCCCTGGGCGCGGCTTCCCTGGCCGGTCTCTGGAAGCTGGGCAAGATCGTCGCCTTCTACGACTCCAACAAGATCCAGTTGGCCGGTCCCTGCTGCAAGGTGGACTGCACCAACCACAAGGAAATCTTCGAGGGTCTCTGCTGGCACGTCATCGAGGTGGACGGCCACAACCACGACGAGATCCGCGCCGCCATCAAGGCCGGACAGCTCGAGACCGAAAAACCGACCCTGATCATCGGCCACACCACCATGGCCAAGGGCGCGGCCACCCTGGAGGGCAGCCACAAGACCCACGGCGAGCCCATGAAGGCCGATGAGATCGCGGCCACCAAGAAGAAGCTCGGCCTGCCCGCCGAGGACTTCCATGTCCCCGCCGACGTGGTCGACGCCTTCCGCGCCCGCTTCGACGGCCTGCGTGAAACCGCCGCCGCGTGGCAGAACGGCGTGGACGCCAAGCTGGCCGATGCCGCCTTTGCCGAGATGTGGGGCCACGTGACCCGTCCCCGGCCCGAGCTCGACATTGCCTGGCCCGAATTCACCCCGGGCGAGAGCATGGCCACCCGCAAGGCCTGGGGCACCTGCCTCGACGCGGTCATGGACTCCCTGCCGACCCTGGTGGGCGGCTCTGCGGACCTCGACCCGTCCAACCAGACCATGAACTTCCGCAACACCTACGGCGACTTCGGCGTGGACGGCTACGGCGCACGCAACCTGGCCGTGGGCGTTCGCGAGTTCCCCATGGCCGCGATCATGAACGGCATGCAGCTGCACGGCGGCCTGCTGCCCTTCGGCGCGACCTTCCTGACCTTTTCCGATTACTGCCGCAACGCCATCCGCATGTCCGCGCTCCAGGAGCTGCCGGTCCTCTACGTCTTCACCCACGACTCCTTCTGGGTGGGCGAGGACGGCCCGACACACCAGCCCATCGAGCACGTCAGCTCGCTTCGGCTCATCCCGGACCTCATCGACCTGCGCCCGGCGGACGCCAACGAAACCAAGGCCTGCCTGGACCTCGCCCTCAAGCATGAGACAAAGCCTTCGGCCATCTTCCTGACCCGCCAGGGCCTGCCCATCCTCGACCCTGCCGAATACCCGGCGGTCACCGACGGTCCGGCCAAGGGCGGCTACGTCCTCAAGGACTGTGAAGGCACTCCGGACCTGATCCTCATCGCTTCCGGCTCCGAGGTCTCCCTGGCCCTGGAAACCGCCAAGCTCTTCAAGCGCAAAGTCCGCGTCGTATCCATGCCGTCGGCCAAGTTGTTTGACGAACAGCCGGATTCGTATAAGAATGCAGTGCTGCCTCCCGACGTGACGGCCCGTGCCGCCGCTGAAGCCGGACGCACCGATTATTGGTACAAATATGTCGGCCTGGGCGGCGTGGTGCTCGGCATCGATCACTTCGGAGCCAGCGCACCCGGCAAGGTCCTGTCCGACAAGTACGGGTTCACCCCCGAGAACTTTGCCCGCATGATCCGAGAGAAATACTAG
- a CDS encoding substrate-binding periplasmic protein, with protein MTNSPILFLATLLATFLALSTPLLAGEETVTFAFFPRGWPPFEMTKDGEMRGAALDIFQAIMPREMKKDIEPIPKPRTLLHSPSDKVYTRMEAKGWMPEGFDYWWSAPVLKISDVLYSRADAPFEYHGPESLAGKTIGCVRNYTYPKVEALFTTGKAHRYDVNHDILLLRMVKAGRVDAAILDDITAKWMIRNSEDFSPEDFHVAAMPVDSSELRFVFNRVAGWDRWLPSINARIRALRDNGGLRRILNKYADSPIPRTR; from the coding sequence ATGACAAACTCACCCATCCTCTTTCTGGCCACCCTGCTGGCGACCTTTCTCGCGCTCTCCACGCCCCTTCTCGCTGGAGAAGAGACCGTCACCTTCGCCTTTTTCCCACGTGGCTGGCCCCCGTTTGAAATGACCAAGGACGGAGAGATGCGTGGTGCTGCGCTGGACATCTTCCAGGCGATCATGCCCCGGGAGATGAAGAAAGACATTGAGCCCATTCCCAAGCCAAGAACCCTGCTCCACTCCCCTTCGGACAAGGTCTACACCCGCATGGAGGCCAAGGGCTGGATGCCGGAAGGATTCGACTACTGGTGGAGCGCGCCGGTGCTGAAGATCTCGGACGTCCTCTACTCGCGGGCCGATGCCCCCTTCGAATACCATGGCCCGGAGAGTCTGGCGGGCAAGACCATCGGCTGCGTCCGCAACTACACCTACCCAAAGGTGGAGGCCCTCTTTACCACCGGAAAGGCGCACCGGTACGATGTCAACCACGACATCCTGCTCCTGCGCATGGTCAAGGCGGGACGGGTGGACGCCGCCATCCTGGACGACATCACCGCCAAGTGGATGATTCGCAACAGCGAAGACTTCTCCCCCGAGGACTTTCACGTGGCGGCCATGCCGGTGGATTCGTCCGAACTCCGCTTCGTTTTCAACCGGGTGGCGGGCTGGGACAGATGGCTTCCGTCAATCAACGCCAGGATCAGGGCTCTCCGAGACAACGGCGGGCTCAGACGCATCCTCAATAAGTACGCCGATAGCCCCATCCCCCGTACCCGATAG
- the glpX gene encoding class II fructose-bisphosphatase: protein MEAPQKNLALDLVRVTEAAALACARWLGKGDKISADQAAVDAMRLCFNTLEIEGKVMIGEGEKDDAPMLYNGEKLGLGHGPKVDIAVDPLEGTNLLANGRPNAISVVGVAPAGAMFDPGPSFYMQKLVVPAQAKDVVDIEAPTGHNLKLIARALDKDVDDLVVFVLDKPRHKKLISDIREAGARIQLHTDGDITGSLMAIDPRCEVDVMMGTGGTPEGVLSAIAIRIMGGEMFAKLDPQKQDEKNALAEYGMDVRRVLTVGDLVKSEDLFFAATGISGGTFLKGVTYHGHGAETSSLVMRGKTGTIRYVEAIHNWDALMKFSAVEYD from the coding sequence ATGGAAGCCCCGCAAAAGAACCTCGCCCTCGACCTCGTCCGCGTCACCGAAGCCGCGGCGCTTGCCTGCGCCCGCTGGCTCGGCAAAGGCGACAAGATCTCTGCAGACCAGGCGGCGGTCGATGCCATGCGCCTGTGTTTCAACACCCTTGAGATCGAAGGCAAAGTCATGATCGGCGAAGGCGAGAAAGACGACGCCCCCATGCTCTACAACGGCGAGAAGCTCGGCCTGGGCCACGGCCCCAAGGTGGACATTGCCGTGGACCCGCTGGAAGGCACCAACCTGCTCGCCAACGGCCGCCCCAACGCCATCTCGGTCGTGGGCGTGGCCCCTGCCGGGGCCATGTTCGATCCGGGCCCGTCCTTCTACATGCAGAAGCTCGTGGTCCCGGCCCAGGCCAAGGACGTGGTGGACATCGAAGCGCCCACCGGACACAACCTCAAGCTCATCGCCCGCGCCCTGGACAAGGACGTGGACGACCTCGTGGTCTTCGTCCTGGACAAACCGCGCCACAAGAAGCTCATCAGCGACATCCGCGAGGCGGGCGCGCGCATCCAGCTGCACACCGACGGCGACATCACCGGTTCGCTCATGGCCATCGACCCCCGCTGCGAGGTGGACGTCATGATGGGTACCGGCGGCACCCCCGAGGGCGTGCTCTCGGCCATCGCCATCCGCATCATGGGCGGCGAGATGTTCGCCAAGCTCGACCCGCAGAAGCAGGACGAGAAGAACGCCCTGGCCGAATACGGCATGGACGTGCGCAGGGTGCTCACCGTGGGCGACCTGGTCAAGTCCGAGGACCTCTTCTTCGCGGCCACCGGCATCTCCGGCGGCACCTTCCTCAAGGGCGTGACCTACCACGGCCACGGCGCAGAGACCTCCTCCCTGGTCATGCGCGGCAAGACCGGCACCATCCGCTACGTGGAAGCCATCCACAACTGGGATGCGCTGATGAAGTTCTCCGCCGTCGAATACGACTAG
- a CDS encoding 4Fe-4S ferredoxin, with product MQRLNAAVRAWMRAPGNNTIAPDADVPAFDTPLLGCAAGNDPLFAFLKDDIGPDFYWTPADAFALAHPGVSASPEELSVVAWILPQTEATRKAHRRAGEFPSIEWSRARHYGEQVNERLRAHVVSLFTEDGIPACAPALLPQWERAISAKYGFASRWSERHTAHACGLGTFGLSDGLITPAGKAIRVGSVVVRARLEPTPRPYAHHNEWCLFHSRGKCDACMKRCPAGAITPEGHDKEKCRVYIRGVTAPFVEREQLGFKVNSCGLCQTKVPCEFRNPTTRRQEG from the coding sequence ATGCAACGACTCAATGCCGCGGTGAGGGCCTGGATGCGCGCTCCCGGCAATAACACCATCGCTCCCGATGCGGATGTGCCCGCCTTCGACACCCCGCTGTTGGGTTGTGCGGCAGGGAATGATCCGCTCTTCGCCTTTCTCAAGGACGACATCGGCCCGGACTTCTACTGGACTCCGGCGGATGCTTTTGCTCTGGCCCACCCGGGCGTGTCCGCCTCTCCGGAAGAACTTTCGGTAGTGGCCTGGATTCTGCCCCAGACCGAAGCGACCCGCAAGGCGCACCGCAGGGCCGGAGAGTTCCCGAGCATCGAGTGGAGCCGGGCGAGACATTACGGCGAGCAGGTCAACGAGCGGTTGCGTGCGCACGTGGTTTCCCTTTTCACGGAGGACGGCATTCCTGCCTGCGCTCCGGCGCTCCTGCCCCAGTGGGAGCGGGCCATATCGGCCAAATACGGCTTTGCCTCGCGCTGGTCGGAACGGCATACGGCCCACGCCTGCGGCCTGGGTACCTTCGGTCTCTCCGACGGGCTGATCACCCCTGCGGGCAAGGCCATTCGGGTCGGTTCCGTAGTCGTCCGCGCCCGCCTTGAGCCTACGCCGCGTCCCTATGCGCATCACAACGAGTGGTGTCTGTTCCATAGCAGGGGCAAGTGCGATGCGTGCATGAAACGCTGCCCGGCCGGTGCCATCACCCCTGAGGGTCACGACAAGGAGAAGTGCCGGGTCTACATCCGGGGCGTCACCGCCCCCTTTGTGGAGCGAGAGCAACTCGGCTTCAAGGTCAACAGTTGCGGCCTGTGCCAGACCAAGGTCCCCTGCGAGTTCCGCAACCCCACCACCCGGCGTCAAGAGGGTTGA
- a CDS encoding PAS domain S-box protein codes for MVYEKKLADRIRLQAERLGLSLHGEGGDAPWLTLAGIVAEEMRKQLSPEMPIASDSFPAVLDSLTLAVFLLGPDATIVTRNQAAAALCADDGGSSLARAIPWLHEALEASSRENGGYRECRFDLPTIIGDTERFFSITVSSHPAFFTDDVLTLVVVDDVTSTVERERQLMKDHNQATNYLDVVGSIVLAMDVSCSVLLLNQTGCDTLGYESWEIIGQSWIDLVVPPEERDQIKDYFYSIMADNMDTDDIRTNTVITKDGRRLLIEWNNRILRNEGGLPVGILASGADVTERRKIEHALAEKEIWLRSSFVALNEAVLILTPERKIMDANPAAEAMFQLSNEELRHTSVEDLHVNQEASERYHKLTVDAFERNEKAEFEFDLRRHNGEIFPAENSLSLIINDYGEPLGVVNVIRDISSRKEQETILRKSEEKFRRIFESMREGFVVTDMDGVIQMINPATSVLLGYSSEEMIGESVAMLYSNPDERRDLRHQLATRGAVTGMQLSATTKDGTPITVEANAHVVRDDDGNPIAMEGTFRDITARLEADKVLREREKQYRAFFENNHAIMLLENPRTGRIVDANPAASEFYGYTVEEMRAMRMEQISALSPEEIYQEMFSARKENRVYFIFKHILANGEIRDVEVYSGPIMVQGNQLLYSVIHDVTERIRLQREMKRMATTDSLTGASNRHQFFQLGEKELERALRYGRPLTVLMLDIDYFKSINDTYGHKVGDDVLRALAAATKETLRQSDIFGRLGGEEFAAVLPETSKETGTEVAERLRDRLASIRVQAKEETVSFTVSIGISTADEGDMSIGTVLNRADEALYRAKRGGRNRIAGN; via the coding sequence ATGGTGTACGAAAAAAAGCTTGCTGATCGCATTCGGCTTCAGGCCGAACGCCTCGGCCTTTCCCTGCATGGGGAAGGGGGCGATGCGCCGTGGCTGACGCTGGCCGGTATCGTGGCCGAAGAAATGCGCAAGCAGTTGAGCCCGGAGATGCCGATCGCGAGCGACAGCTTCCCGGCCGTGCTCGACAGCCTGACCCTGGCCGTATTCCTCCTGGGGCCGGACGCCACCATCGTGACCAGGAACCAGGCCGCAGCGGCGCTCTGCGCGGACGACGGAGGGTCATCGCTGGCCCGGGCGATCCCCTGGCTCCACGAAGCCCTCGAAGCTTCCAGCCGCGAAAACGGCGGCTACCGGGAGTGCCGATTCGATCTGCCGACCATCATCGGCGACACCGAGCGTTTTTTCAGCATCACGGTCTCGTCCCATCCCGCCTTTTTCACCGACGACGTCCTGACCCTGGTAGTGGTGGACGACGTGACTTCGACCGTGGAACGCGAACGCCAGTTGATGAAGGACCACAACCAGGCCACCAACTACCTCGACGTGGTCGGTTCCATAGTGCTGGCCATGGACGTGTCCTGCTCCGTTCTGCTCCTGAATCAGACCGGGTGCGACACCTTGGGCTACGAAAGCTGGGAGATCATCGGCCAGAGTTGGATAGACCTTGTCGTGCCGCCCGAGGAAAGGGATCAGATCAAGGACTATTTCTACTCCATCATGGCCGACAACATGGACACGGACGACATTCGCACCAACACGGTCATCACCAAGGATGGACGACGCCTGCTCATCGAGTGGAACAACCGCATTCTGCGCAATGAAGGCGGCCTGCCGGTGGGCATCCTCGCCTCGGGCGCAGACGTCACTGAACGCCGGAAGATCGAACACGCCCTGGCAGAAAAGGAAATCTGGCTGAGGAGCTCCTTTGTAGCCCTCAACGAGGCGGTACTGATCCTGACGCCGGAACGGAAGATAATGGACGCCAACCCTGCCGCCGAGGCCATGTTCCAGCTGAGCAACGAGGAATTGCGCCACACCTCGGTGGAGGACCTGCACGTCAACCAGGAAGCGTCAGAACGGTATCACAAGCTCACCGTGGACGCCTTTGAGCGCAACGAAAAGGCGGAATTTGAATTCGACCTCCGACGCCATAACGGCGAAATATTTCCCGCAGAGAACTCCCTTTCGCTGATCATCAACGACTATGGCGAGCCCTTGGGCGTGGTCAACGTCATCCGCGACATCAGCAGCCGCAAGGAGCAGGAGACGATCCTGCGCAAGAGCGAAGAAAAATTCCGCCGCATCTTCGAATCCATGCGTGAGGGTTTCGTGGTCACCGACATGGATGGCGTCATCCAGATGATCAATCCGGCCACGTCCGTACTCCTCGGCTACTCCAGCGAGGAAATGATCGGCGAATCCGTCGCCATGCTCTACTCCAACCCGGATGAGCGCAGGGATCTCCGTCATCAGTTGGCGACCCGCGGTGCCGTGACCGGCATGCAGTTGTCCGCGACAACCAAGGACGGAACGCCCATCACGGTCGAGGCCAACGCCCACGTGGTCCGTGACGACGACGGCAACCCCATTGCCATGGAAGGCACGTTCCGGGACATCACAGCCCGGCTCGAGGCCGACAAGGTCCTGCGCGAACGAGAGAAGCAGTACCGCGCCTTTTTCGAGAACAACCACGCCATCATGCTCCTAGAGAATCCGAGGACCGGACGGATCGTTGACGCCAACCCCGCTGCGAGCGAATTTTACGGCTACACGGTGGAAGAGATGCGGGCCATGCGCATGGAGCAGATCAGCGCCCTCTCTCCCGAGGAGATATACCAGGAGATGTTCTCCGCCAGAAAGGAGAATCGGGTCTACTTCATCTTCAAGCACATCCTGGCCAACGGCGAGATCCGCGACGTGGAAGTCTACTCCGGCCCGATCATGGTTCAGGGAAACCAACTGCTCTACTCGGTCATTCACGACGTCACCGAGCGCATCCGCCTGCAGCGGGAAATGAAGCGCATGGCCACCACCGACTCCCTGACGGGGGCCAGCAACCGGCACCAATTCTTCCAACTGGGAGAAAAGGAGCTGGAACGGGCCCTGCGTTACGGACGCCCGCTGACCGTGCTCATGCTCGACATCGACTACTTCAAGTCCATCAACGACACATACGGCCACAAGGTGGGCGACGACGTGCTCCGGGCGCTGGCGGCCGCCACCAAGGAGACGCTGCGCCAATCCGACATCTTCGGCAGGCTGGGCGGCGAGGAGTTCGCGGCCGTGCTGCCCGAAACCTCCAAGGAGACGGGAACGGAGGTGGCGGAAAGACTGCGTGACCGCC
- a CDS encoding ABC transporter ATP-binding protein, giving the protein MLEARNIMKIFRSEGVETCALAGADLTVESGEFVSLVGRSGSGKTTFLNILSTLLSPDSGQLLYRGEDVTAFSPARLNRLRQKDFAVVFQFHYLLPYLSARENVLLPYMKGMKTVPAEVRRRADVCLDRVGLSGKGNKLPGHLSGGEQQRVAIARALVKESSVLFADEPTGNLDRETGDAVMSLLAELRDEGLSIVMVTHDNEYAAMADRMVAMADGVVG; this is encoded by the coding sequence ATGTTAGAAGCCAGAAACATCATGAAGATCTTCCGTTCCGAGGGCGTGGAGACCTGCGCCCTGGCCGGGGCGGACCTGACCGTGGAGTCCGGCGAGTTCGTCTCCCTGGTGGGGCGGTCCGGTTCGGGAAAGACGACCTTCCTGAACATCCTGTCCACGCTCCTGAGTCCGGATTCGGGGCAGCTTCTGTACCGAGGCGAGGATGTCACCGCCTTTTCCCCGGCCCGCCTCAACCGGCTGCGCCAGAAGGATTTCGCCGTGGTCTTCCAGTTCCACTACCTGTTGCCGTACCTCTCGGCCCGGGAAAACGTGTTGCTGCCGTACATGAAGGGTATGAAGACGGTCCCGGCGGAGGTCCGCAGGCGCGCAGACGTCTGCCTGGACAGGGTCGGGCTGTCCGGCAAGGGGAATAAACTGCCTGGCCACCTCTCCGGCGGAGAGCAGCAGCGTGTGGCCATTGCGCGCGCCCTGGTCAAGGAGTCCTCGGTGCTCTTTGCGGACGAGCCCACGGGCAATCTCGACAGGGAAACAGGCGACGCCGTCATGTCCCTGCTTGCCGAACTCCGTGACGAAGGGCTTTCCATCGTCATGGTTACTCATGACAACGAGTACGCCGCCATGGCGGACCGGATGGTAGCCATGGCGGACGGCGTGGTGGGATAG
- a CDS encoding DUF2318 domain-containing protein, with translation MKSGFSIMLLALVMAATALSTDAHALFGFGKYASVESVQGVVSIPVSEVSDGEAHYYEFDQGGAEVKFFLLKSSDGQIRAAFDACDVCYREGKGYTQDGDFMVCNNCGQRFHSSRINEVRGGCNPSPLTRSFDHENVTIKVSDILAGRGYFQ, from the coding sequence ATGAAATCCGGTTTTTCAATCATGTTGTTGGCTCTGGTCATGGCGGCCACGGCTTTGTCCACCGATGCCCACGCCCTGTTCGGCTTCGGCAAATACGCTTCGGTGGAATCCGTGCAGGGCGTAGTGTCCATACCTGTGTCCGAGGTGAGCGACGGCGAGGCCCACTACTACGAGTTCGATCAGGGCGGGGCCGAGGTGAAATTCTTTCTGCTCAAGTCTTCGGACGGACAGATCCGCGCCGCTTTCGACGCATGCGACGTCTGCTACCGCGAAGGCAAAGGGTACACCCAGGATGGCGACTTCATGGTCTGCAACAACTGCGGCCAGCGCTTTCACTCCTCGCGCATCAATGAGGTGCGGGGCGGCTGCAATCCTTCGCCGCTGACCCGGTCCTTCGATCATGAGAACGTGACCATCAAGGTGTCCGACATCCTGGCCGGGCGCGGGTATTTCCAATGA
- a CDS encoding ABC transporter permease, with product MNILTIPLRNLRRKWVKTLLLLLVFSLGVTSIVALNYVSDVVGGSLEKKLTAYGANILILPRSEKLTVSYGGFSLGDMVLGVSDLDERAVEERAASIALKDRISVVAPKLVAMATVDGTGVGVVGVRWDKEKILKGYWAADGVFPSSDGEVLAGAKAAERLGLHPGSAVDLGGRALTVSGVLHPTGSDDDAVLFADMDFAQRSFGTPGRVNFVEVAALCAGCPIEDIVAQLSAAMPGTDIKALQSVVKQRMYSVNFVKELILTVSVIILLIACCMVGVTMLASVNERIKEIGLVRSLGFSRRGVFAVFCFEAMLIGLAAGALGYAAGVLLSAKVLQVLDMTEGAHLAFQPAHMAATCLFIATVSVLAAFFPAWKASSVEPSGALISL from the coding sequence ATGAACATCCTGACAATTCCGCTCAGGAATCTGCGCCGGAAGTGGGTCAAAACCCTGCTGCTCCTGCTGGTTTTCTCCCTCGGAGTGACTTCCATCGTGGCGCTCAATTACGTCTCGGACGTGGTCGGCGGTTCCTTGGAGAAGAAGCTGACCGCCTACGGAGCGAATATTCTGATACTGCCCAGGAGCGAGAAACTCACCGTCAGTTACGGCGGCTTTTCCCTTGGTGACATGGTCCTGGGCGTCTCCGACCTGGACGAACGGGCGGTTGAGGAAAGGGCCGCGTCCATTGCCCTCAAGGATCGCATCTCCGTTGTCGCGCCCAAGCTGGTGGCTATGGCCACGGTGGACGGGACCGGCGTGGGCGTTGTCGGCGTCCGGTGGGATAAGGAAAAAATCCTCAAGGGATACTGGGCCGCCGATGGCGTCTTCCCCTCCTCTGATGGCGAGGTGCTCGCGGGGGCCAAGGCCGCCGAGCGGCTCGGTCTGCATCCCGGCTCCGCCGTGGACCTAGGCGGTCGAGCCCTGACCGTCTCCGGCGTGCTCCATCCCACGGGCAGCGACGACGACGCGGTGCTTTTCGCGGATATGGACTTCGCCCAGCGCAGCTTCGGAACGCCCGGCAGGGTCAACTTCGTGGAAGTGGCCGCCCTTTGCGCCGGCTGTCCCATCGAGGACATCGTCGCTCAGCTCAGCGCGGCCATGCCCGGCACGGATATTAAGGCGCTTCAGTCCGTGGTCAAGCAGCGCATGTATTCGGTCAACTTCGTCAAGGAGTTGATCCTCACGGTGAGCGTGATCATTCTGCTCATCGCCTGCTGCATGGTCGGCGTGACCATGCTTGCCTCGGTCAATGAGCGGATCAAGGAGATCGGGCTGGTGCGCTCTCTGGGGTTTTCACGGCGCGGCGTCTTCGCCGTCTTCTGCTTCGAAGCCATGCTCATAGGCCTGGCTGCGGGCGCGTTGGGCTACGCGGCGGGGGTTCTGCTCAGCGCCAAGGTGCTTCAGGTTCTGGACATGACCGAGGGTGCGCACCTCGCCTTCCAGCCCGCGCACATGGCCGCGACCTGTCTGTTCATCGCGACGGTCTCTGTGTTGGCCGCATTCTTCCCTGCCTGGAAGGCGTCGTCCGTCGAGCCGTCGGGCGCACTGATATCCCTTTAG
- a CDS encoding DMT family transporter → MRNVLTPGMRYMLLGTFLFSIGSLLIKVAGERVPTMELLFFRGVVGLGFCYTILRRSGVSLLGHRRLLLATRGLVGFLSLFTEFYALVHLPLADATAIIFTHPAVVALLAWAVLGERLGRGGIMAVAASLAGVALVCRPGFLFGAGGTDLDPLAVSVALGGVLVTALAILSVRALAKTEHPAVVMFYPPLLIVLFSPLFSGGWVMPTPGEWACVAGIALAMNAGQYYMTRGYAIESAARISAVTCLEMVFAAMWGITFLAEIPDTWTLAGGSLIVFGVLLLGREGQREAEAQSAA, encoded by the coding sequence ATGCGGAATGTCCTCACCCCCGGCATGCGATACATGCTGCTGGGCACCTTTCTCTTCTCCATAGGCTCGCTGCTCATCAAGGTGGCAGGGGAGCGGGTGCCGACAATGGAGCTCCTGTTCTTCCGGGGAGTCGTGGGCCTGGGTTTCTGCTACACCATTCTGCGCCGCTCGGGCGTCTCCCTGTTGGGCCATCGCCGCCTGCTGCTGGCCACGCGCGGCCTGGTGGGCTTCCTGTCGCTGTTCACCGAATTTTATGCCCTGGTTCATCTGCCGTTGGCCGACGCCACGGCGATCATTTTCACCCATCCGGCCGTTGTCGCCCTGCTGGCCTGGGCCGTGCTGGGCGAACGTCTGGGGCGGGGCGGCATCATGGCCGTGGCCGCAAGCCTGGCCGGGGTCGCCCTGGTCTGCCGTCCCGGCTTTCTCTTCGGTGCGGGAGGGACCGACCTCGACCCGCTGGCCGTGAGCGTGGCCCTTGGCGGGGTTCTGGTCACCGCCCTGGCCATTCTCTCCGTGCGCGCCCTGGCCAAGACAGAGCACCCGGCGGTGGTCATGTTCTACCCGCCGTTGCTCATCGTCCTCTTTTCGCCACTGTTTTCAGGGGGATGGGTGATGCCTACTCCGGGTGAGTGGGCGTGCGTGGCCGGGATAGCCTTGGCCATGAACGCGGGCCAGTACTACATGACGCGGGGCTACGCCATCGAATCGGCGGCGCGCATCAGCGCCGTCACCTGTCTGGAGATGGTGTTCGCCGCCATGTGGGGGATTACCTTCCTGGCCGAAATTCCCGATACGTGGACCCTGGCCGGGGGATCGCTCATCGTCTTCGGCGTCCTGTTGCTTGGGCGCGAGGGACAACGGGAAGCCGAGGCTCAGTCCGCCGCGTGA
- a CDS encoding PilZ domain-containing protein, with translation MMSSEKRHSTRVEAGFEAYVTVDDVVIPVATRNLSLKGALLEGCDDCLVGTKAELHIPLSPSVRIVADGDVIRAGNGVIAMRFREMDELSFTFLHRLVTLNASDPEVVDDELMEIFEKF, from the coding sequence ATGATGTCCAGCGAAAAGCGACACTCCACCCGCGTCGAGGCCGGTTTCGAGGCCTACGTGACCGTGGACGACGTGGTCATTCCAGTGGCGACCAGGAACCTGAGCCTCAAGGGCGCGCTGCTCGAAGGGTGCGACGACTGCCTGGTAGGGACCAAGGCCGAATTGCACATCCCGCTTTCGCCCAGCGTGCGCATCGTGGCCGACGGCGACGTCATCCGGGCCGGAAACGGCGTCATCGCCATGCGATTCCGGGAAATGGACGAGTTGAGCTTCACCTTCCTGCACCGCCTGGTTACGCTCAATGCCTCGGACCCCGAGGTCGTAGACGACGAATTGATGGAAATTTTCGAAAAGTTCTAG